From the Nodularia sp. NIES-3585 genome, one window contains:
- a CDS encoding DUF1825 family protein: MGFFDSDIVQQEAKQLFEDYQALISLGNNYGKFDREGKKLFIEQMEAMMDRYSVFMKRFELSEDFMAQMTVQQLKNQLNQFGVTPQQMFEQMNLTLQRMKTELEKQQ, from the coding sequence ATGGGATTCTTTGACTCTGATATAGTTCAGCAAGAAGCAAAACAGCTATTTGAAGATTATCAAGCACTGATCAGTCTTGGCAACAACTACGGCAAGTTTGATCGTGAGGGCAAGAAGCTGTTTATTGAGCAAATGGAAGCTATGATGGATCGCTATAGCGTCTTTATGAAGCGATTCGAGCTTTCAGAAGATTTTATGGCGCAGATGACTGTACAGCAACTGAAGAATCAGCTAAACCAATTTGGTGTGACTCCGCAACAAATGTTTGAGCAAATGAATCTTACCCTACAGCGCATGAAAACCGAACTAGAAAAACAGCAATAG
- a CDS encoding NUDIX hydrolase: MNDQPIHVAIAILYQEDKFLMQLRDNIPGIFYPGYWGLFGGHLELGETPDVAVKREVIEEIGYTLPSFMEFGCYADDAVVRHVFHAPLLVELNQLVLNEGWDMGLLTPEDIRQGKCYSPIADEIRPLGTIHQQIMLDFISH, from the coding sequence ATGAATGACCAACCAATTCATGTAGCGATCGCAATTCTTTACCAAGAAGACAAGTTTCTCATGCAACTGCGAGATAATATCCCTGGTATTTTCTACCCTGGTTACTGGGGGCTATTCGGTGGACATCTTGAACTTGGTGAAACGCCAGATGTAGCAGTGAAGCGAGAAGTGATAGAAGAAATCGGCTATACCCTACCATCATTTATGGAATTCGGCTGTTATGCAGATGATGCTGTTGTTCGCCATGTCTTTCATGCACCACTCCTAGTCGAATTAAACCAACTGGTTTTAAATGAAGGGTGGGATATGGGATTATTAACACCAGAAGATATTCGCCAAGGCAAGTGTTATTCACCAATCGCCGATGAAATCCGACCTTTAGGCACTATACATCAGCAAATTATGTTGGATTTCATTAGTCATTAG
- the folD gene encoding bifunctional methylenetetrahydrofolate dehydrogenase/methenyltetrahydrofolate cyclohydrolase FolD, with protein sequence MEKKTAKLLDGKALAEKIHQELSAMTTQTQAKIGRSPGLAVLMVGDNPASAAYVRNKERACAKVGIASFGQHFPTETTQGELEEVIAALNQDELVDGILVQLPLPSHLDAVALLNKIDPDKDADGLHPVNLGRLVRGEPGLRSCTPAGVMRLLQEYEISLQGKNAVVVGRSILVGKPMALMLLEADATVTIAHSRSLDLGTITKNADLIIAAVGRPGLITGEMVKSGSVVVDVGMNRVTDASGKSRLVGDVDWESTAGVAEYITPVPGGVGPMTVAILLQNTVTSYLKKAK encoded by the coding sequence ATGGAAAAAAAAACTGCCAAACTTCTCGATGGTAAAGCTTTAGCTGAAAAAATTCATCAGGAACTTTCAGCTATGACTACCCAAACACAAGCAAAAATTGGGCGATCGCCTGGTTTAGCTGTATTAATGGTGGGGGATAACCCAGCATCAGCTGCTTATGTACGCAACAAAGAAAGAGCCTGCGCTAAAGTTGGTATTGCTTCTTTTGGACAGCATTTTCCCACAGAAACCACCCAAGGGGAACTTGAGGAAGTCATTGCTGCACTCAACCAAGATGAACTTGTAGATGGTATTCTCGTGCAGTTACCTCTCCCTAGCCACTTGGATGCGGTAGCCCTGCTGAATAAAATAGACCCAGACAAAGATGCTGATGGACTGCATCCAGTCAACTTGGGGCGATTAGTGCGGGGAGAACCTGGCTTACGCAGTTGTACCCCGGCTGGTGTGATGCGGCTATTACAAGAATATGAAATTTCTTTGCAGGGAAAAAACGCTGTGGTGGTGGGACGCAGTATTTTAGTAGGCAAACCAATGGCATTGATGCTACTGGAAGCTGATGCTACCGTGACCATTGCTCACTCGCGATCGCTTGACCTTGGTACGATCACTAAGAATGCTGACCTAATCATTGCAGCCGTCGGTCGCCCAGGATTAATTACTGGCGAGATGGTAAAATCAGGCTCCGTTGTGGTAGATGTGGGGATGAATCGTGTCACAGATGCCAGTGGCAAAAGTCGCTTAGTCGGCGATGTTGACTGGGAATCAACTGCTGGTGTAGCGGAATATATCACTCCAGTTCCTGGTGGTGTTGGTCCGATGACAGTTGCTATTTTGTTGCAAAATACAGTCACCAGCTATTTGAAAAAAGCGAAGTAG
- the crtE gene encoding geranylgeranyl diphosphate synthase CrtE, with protein sequence MVAADNLQKMKEEATFNLVAYLKERQKLCETALDQAIPVIYPEKIYESMRYSLLAGGKRVRPILCLAACEMMGGTIQMAMPTACAMEMLHTMSLIHDDLPAMDNDDYRRGKLTNHKVYGDDIAILAGDGLLAYAFEFVATQTPETVSRERVLQVISRIGKALGAAGLVGGQVVDLDSEGKTDISLETLNFIHNHKTAALLEASVVCGGIVGGASAENVQRLSRYSQNIGLAFQIIDDILDITATQEQLGKTAGKDLIAKKITYPSLWGIEESRSKAQQLVEAACKELETFGNLAQPLQALAHFITSRNH encoded by the coding sequence ATGGTAGCAGCTGATAACCTCCAGAAAATGAAAGAGGAAGCCACTTTTAACTTAGTAGCCTATCTCAAAGAGCGGCAAAAGCTTTGTGAAACTGCTCTGGATCAGGCTATTCCTGTGATTTACCCAGAAAAGATTTATGAATCCATGCGCTACTCGCTATTAGCTGGTGGTAAGCGTGTACGCCCGATTCTCTGCCTTGCTGCTTGTGAAATGATGGGCGGCACAATTCAAATGGCTATGCCCACAGCCTGCGCTATGGAGATGCTCCATACAATGTCGTTAATTCACGACGACCTGCCAGCCATGGATAATGATGATTATCGTCGGGGAAAGTTGACAAATCACAAGGTCTATGGCGACGATATCGCAATTTTGGCTGGTGATGGCTTGTTAGCTTATGCCTTTGAATTTGTTGCCACTCAAACCCCGGAAACCGTATCGAGAGAGCGAGTTTTACAAGTAATCTCTCGTATCGGCAAAGCCTTGGGGGCTGCTGGCTTGGTGGGCGGTCAAGTGGTTGATTTAGACTCAGAAGGTAAGACAGATATTTCTCTAGAAACCCTGAATTTTATTCATAACCACAAAACGGCTGCCCTTTTAGAAGCTAGTGTTGTTTGTGGTGGCATTGTAGGGGGAGCATCTGCGGAAAATGTCCAACGACTTTCTCGCTATTCTCAAAACATTGGTCTAGCATTTCAGATCATAGATGATATTCTGGATATCACTGCTACGCAGGAGCAATTAGGTAAAACAGCTGGTAAAGACCTAATAGCTAAAAAAATTACTTATCCCAGCCTTTGGGGAATTGAAGAATCACGCTCCAAAGCTCAACAGCTAGTGGAAGCAGCCTGTAAGGAATTGGAAACATTTGGCAACTTGGCACAGCCACTCCAAGCCCTGGCTCACTTTATCACCAGTCGCAATCACTAG
- a CDS encoding divergent PAP2 family protein produces the protein MQDIGNILDNRVLLVALVACLIAQVLKLVVEVVKNRKLNVRVLVTTGGMPSAHSALVTALAAGVGQSLGWASPDFALATVFAIIVMYDAAGVRQAAGKQARILNQMIDELFHEKPDFSQDRLKELLGHTPVQVIAGSALGITIYWLARSAY, from the coding sequence ATGCAGGACATAGGCAACATTTTAGATAACCGGGTGCTGTTGGTTGCTCTGGTAGCTTGTTTAATTGCTCAAGTATTGAAGCTTGTAGTTGAGGTAGTCAAAAATCGTAAACTGAATGTCCGTGTTTTAGTGACAACTGGAGGTATGCCCAGCGCCCATTCGGCTTTGGTTACAGCTCTAGCAGCTGGTGTGGGGCAGAGTCTTGGCTGGGCATCGCCTGATTTTGCGTTGGCTACGGTTTTTGCCATCATTGTCATGTATGATGCAGCGGGAGTCCGCCAAGCTGCTGGCAAGCAAGCCCGAATTCTCAATCAAATGATTGATGAATTATTCCACGAAAAACCAGACTTTAGCCAAGACCGTCTTAAAGAATTACTGGGACATACACCGGTGCAAGTGATAGCTGGTTCGGCTTTGGGCATAACCATTTATTGGTTAGCTAGGTCTGCGTACTAG